A DNA window from Castanea sativa cultivar Marrone di Chiusa Pesio chromosome 7, ASM4071231v1 contains the following coding sequences:
- the LOC142642565 gene encoding transcription initiation factor TFIID subunit 14b-like isoform X1, translating to MNNSSSSKKQSPDQPETSGPTFKSQRTKMDTEKKILNKKLKDVEISCPIVYGSMAFWLGKKASEYQSHKWTVYVRGAMNEDLGVVVKRVVFQLHSSFNSPTRVLESPPFEVSEAGWGEFEIAITLYFHSDVCDKPLNLYHHLKLYPEDESGPMSTKKPVVMETYDEIVFPEPSEGFLARVQNHPAVTLPRLPIGFTLPPPVPVEDASRRKRGDTKDHPLSQWFMNFSEADELLQLAAARQQVQAHIAKLKRQISVIDGPHQQLKSISDQ from the exons ATGAATAACAGTTCCTCTTCCAAAAAACAAAGTCCAGATCAGCCAGAGACAAGTGGGCCCACATTCAAATCACAGCGAACCAAAATGGACACTGAAAAGAAG ATTTTGAATAAGAAACTCAAGGATGTTGAAATAAGCTGTCCCATAGTGTATGGTAGCATGGCATTCTGGCTAGGGAAGAAGGCAAGCGA GTACCAGTCCCATAAGTGGACTGTGTATGTTCGTGGGGCGATGAATGAGGATCTGGGAGTGGTGGTAAAGCGCGTTGTTTTTCAGCTGCATTCCAGTTTCAATAGCCCTACAAGGGTACTGGAGTCGCCGCCGTTTGAGGTATCGGAAGCTGGATGGGGTGAATTTGAAATCGCCATCACGCTTTATTTCCATAGCGATGTTTGTGATAAGCCTTTAAACTT ATATCATCATTTGAAGTTGTACCCCGAGGATGAATCTGGTCCCATGTCTACCAAGAAGCCTGTTGTTATGGAAACATATGATGAGATTGTGTTCCCTGAGCCTTCAGAAGGTTTTTTAGCTCGTGTGCAGAATCATCCAGCTGTAACCCTGCCCAGATTACCAATTGGATTTACTTTGCCTCCTCCTG TACCAGTTGAGGATGCAAGTAGAAGGAAGAGAGGTGACACTAAAGATCACCCCCTAAGTCAGTGGTTCATGAATTTCTCAGAAGCAGATGAACTTTTACAACTTGCAGCAGCTCGTCAACAG GTGCAAGCTCATATTGCTAAACTCAAGCGACAAATAAGTGTGATAGATGGGCCGCATCAACAGTTGAAATCTATCTCTGACCAGTGA
- the LOC142642565 gene encoding transcription initiation factor TFIID subunit 14b-like isoform X2, which yields MNNSSSSKKQSPDQPETSGPTFKSQRTKMDTEKKILNKKLKDVEISCPIVYGSMAFWLGKKASEYQSHKWTVYVRGAMNEDLGVVVKRVVFQLHSSFNSPTRVLESPPFEVSEAGWGEFEIAITLYFHSDVCDKPLNLYHHLKLYPEDESGPMSTKKPVVMETYDEIVFPEPSEGFLARVQNHPAVTLPRLPIGFTLPPPVPVEDASRRKRGDTKDHPLSQWFMNFSEADELLQLAAARQQVSMSASLKS from the exons ATGAATAACAGTTCCTCTTCCAAAAAACAAAGTCCAGATCAGCCAGAGACAAGTGGGCCCACATTCAAATCACAGCGAACCAAAATGGACACTGAAAAGAAG ATTTTGAATAAGAAACTCAAGGATGTTGAAATAAGCTGTCCCATAGTGTATGGTAGCATGGCATTCTGGCTAGGGAAGAAGGCAAGCGA GTACCAGTCCCATAAGTGGACTGTGTATGTTCGTGGGGCGATGAATGAGGATCTGGGAGTGGTGGTAAAGCGCGTTGTTTTTCAGCTGCATTCCAGTTTCAATAGCCCTACAAGGGTACTGGAGTCGCCGCCGTTTGAGGTATCGGAAGCTGGATGGGGTGAATTTGAAATCGCCATCACGCTTTATTTCCATAGCGATGTTTGTGATAAGCCTTTAAACTT ATATCATCATTTGAAGTTGTACCCCGAGGATGAATCTGGTCCCATGTCTACCAAGAAGCCTGTTGTTATGGAAACATATGATGAGATTGTGTTCCCTGAGCCTTCAGAAGGTTTTTTAGCTCGTGTGCAGAATCATCCAGCTGTAACCCTGCCCAGATTACCAATTGGATTTACTTTGCCTCCTCCTG TACCAGTTGAGGATGCAAGTAGAAGGAAGAGAGGTGACACTAAAGATCACCCCCTAAGTCAGTGGTTCATGAATTTCTCAGAAGCAGATGAACTTTTACAACTTGCAGCAGCTCGTCAACAGGTCAGCATGAGTGCTTCCTTGAAATCATGA
- the LOC142644433 gene encoding putative pentatricopeptide repeat-containing protein At3g23330, whose translation MNPKNPIPFNVILSGFSRNGLAFNALKTFSFMHINGVPIDTYTLCSSLIASSSIRNVRFGQQVHAFVAKSGWSSSVFVGSALVDLYSKSLVIDDAEVVFDEIPVKNSVCANALLSGYGEAKMWLEGLKLVRKMPVLNLDYDHFTLSAILRACAGLSAIEFGMQVHAYLIRRIYDVGKDVFLQSSLIEMYGKCGLVGKAWQVFNLAGIGKGKECQRDVVLWTSMLGVYGRNGHNEEVVRLYQGMLKEGIKPDEVAFVTVLSACGHTGQVNLGVELFKSMTHDFGLDPGPEHYSCLIDLLCRAGQLDRAFRLVNEMVHKGHGSCSVSMWGALLSACKDCGNIELGKLAAQRAIDLDPQNVGVYIMLSNLYAKLGMWDEIEQLRELMKERGLKKDVGCSWI comes from the coding sequence atgaatcccaagaaCCCAATTCCCTTTAATGTTATATTATCCGGCTTTAGCCGAAATGGGTTGGCATTTAATGCACTAAAAACCTTTTCTTTCATGCACATTAATGGTGTGCCTATAGATACATATACTTTGTGTAGCTCTTTAATAGCTTCCTCTTCTATCAGAAATGTTAGATTTGGTCAGCAGGTACATGCCTTTGTGGCTAAATCCGGTTGGTCATCCAGTGTTTTTGTGGGAAGTGCTCTGGTTGATTTGTATTCAAAGTCGTTGGTTATTGATGATGCAGAAGTGGTGTTTGATGAAATTCCTGTGAAAAACAGTGTGTGCGCTAATGCACTGTTGTCAGGTTATGGTGAGGCCAAGATGTGGCTTGAAGGACTTAAACTGGTTCGTAAGATGCCTGTGTTGAATTTGGATTATGATCACTTCACATTGTCAGCAATATTGCGGGCATGCGCTGGACTATCTGCAATTGAATTCGGGATGCAGGTGCACGCCTATTTGATTCGTAGAATATATGATGTGGGAAAGGATGTGTTTCTTCAGAGTTCATTGATTGAAATGTACGGAAAGTGTGGCCTAGTAGGGAAGGCTTGGCAAGTCTTTAATTTGGCAGGAATTGGGAAAGGAAAAGAGTGTCAAAGGGATGTCGTTTTATGGACTTCAATGCTTGGTGTATATGGTAGAAATGGACACAATGAAGAAGTTGTTAGATTATACCAAGGGATGTTAAAGGAAGGGATTAAACCAGATGAGGTGGCATTTGTGACAGTCCTATCTGCTTGTGGTCACACTGGCCAAGTGAACCTTGGAGTTGAGTTATTCAAATCCATGACTCATGACTTCGGGTTGGACCCTGGCCCTGAGCATTACAGTTGTCTGATTGACTTGCTTTGTAGGGCTGGTCAGTTGGATAGGGCATTTAGGCTGGTGAATGAGATGGTCCATAAAGGACATGGAAGTTGTAGCGTTTCCATGTGGGGGGCTTTGCTTAGCGCCTGCAAGGATTGCGGAAATATAGAGTTGGGCAAGTTGGCTGCTCAAAGGGCAATTGACTTGGATCCTCAGAATGTGGGGGTTTATATTATGTTATCAAATTTATATGCCAAGTTGGGTATGTGGGATGAGATTGAGCAGTTGAGGGAACTGATGAAAGAGAGAGGGTTAAAGAAAGATGTTGGATGTAGTTGGATTTAG
- the LOC142643204 gene encoding auxin-responsive protein SAUR21-like: MAIRFPGIIHAKHILRRTNSFSKLAASTSLDVPKGYLAVYVGESEKKRFVIPISYLNQPTFQQLLNKAEEEFGFDHPMGGLTIPCSEDMFIDLTSRLDEL, encoded by the coding sequence ATGGCTATTCGTTTTCCTGGTATCATACATGCTAAGCACATTCTCCGAAGAACAAACTCATTTTCAAAGCTAGCAGCTTCAACATCTTTAGATGTTCCAAAAGGCTACCTTGCAGTATATGTTGGAGAGAGTGAAAAGAAGCGATTTGTGATTCCTATTTCATACTTGAACCAGCCCACATTTCAACAACTGCTAAACAAGGCCGAggaagaatttggatttgatCATCCAATGGGTGGTCTCACAATTCCTTGCAGCGAAGACATGTTCATTGATCTCACTTCTCGCTTAGATGAATTGTAA
- the LOC142643214 gene encoding auxin-induced protein 15A-like, which produces MAIRLLGIIHAMHILCQSNSISKHAASKSLDVPKGYLAVYVGESEKKRFMIPISFLNQPTFQQLLNKAEEECGFDHPMGGLTIPCSEDIFVDLTSCLHEL; this is translated from the coding sequence ATGGCTATTCGTTTGCTTGGTATTATACATGCTATGCACATTCTCTGCCAATCAAACTCAATTTCAAAACATGCAGCTTCAAAATCTTTAGATGTTCCAAAAGGCTACCTTGCAGTATATGTTGGAGAAAGTGAAAAGAAGCGATTTATGATTCCTATTTCGTTCTTGAACCAGCCCACATTTCAACAATTGCTAAACAAGGCCGAGGAAGAATGTGGATTTGATCATCCAATGGGTGGCCTCACAATTCCCTGCAGTGAAGATATCTTCGTTGATCTCACTTCTTGCTTACATGAATTGTGA
- the LOC142643212 gene encoding auxin-responsive protein SAUR23-like: MAIRLPSIMNAKHILRRSNSFGKQAASTPIDVPKGYIAVYVGESEKRRFVIPISFLNQPSFLTLLSKAEEEFGYNHPMGGLTIPCSENIFIDLTSRLHEL; this comes from the coding sequence ATGGCCATTCGTTTGCCCAGTATTATGAATGCTAAGCATATTCTTCGACGATCAAACTCATTTGGAAAGCAAGCAGCTTCAACACCTATAGATGTTCCAAAAGGCTACATTGCAGTATATGTTGGAGAGAGCGAAAAGAGGCGCTTTGTAATTCCTATATCATTCTTGAACCAGCCTTCTTTTTTAACATTGCTAAGTAAGGCTGAGGAAGAATTTGGGTACAATCATCCAATGGGTGGTCTCACAATACCCTGCAGCGAAAATATCTTCATTGATCTTACTTCACGCTTACATGAATTGTGA